Proteins encoded together in one Mus musculus strain 129S6/SvEvTac chromosome 16 genomic contig, GRCm38.p6 alternate locus group 129S6/SvEvTac 129S6/SVEVTAC_MMCHR16_CTG2 window:
- the Tbx1 gene encoding T-box transcription factor TBX1 isoform 2 (isoform 2 is encoded by transcript variant 2), producing the protein MHFSTVTRDMEAFAASSLSGLGSPSPGADPFGPREPPPPRYDPCAAVPGAPGPPPPRAYPFAPAPGAAGSSAAESEGPGASRAAAVKAPVKKNPKVASVSVQLEMKALWDEFNQLGTEMIVTKAGRRMFPTFQVKLFGMDPMADYMLLMDFVPVDDKRYRYAFHSSSWLVAGKADPATPGRVHYHPDSPAKGAQWMKQIVSFDKLKLTNNLLDDNGHIILNSMHRYQPRFHVVYVDPRKDSEKYAEENFKTFVFEETRFTAVTAYQNHRITQLKIASNPFAKGFRDCDPEDWPRNHRPGALPLVSAFARSRNPVASPTQPNGSDKDAAEARREFDRDSGPAALGDATHPPQLLARVLSPALPGPGGLVPLPGGSGGRHSPPHADLRLEAPGASEPLHHHPYKYPAAAYDHYLGAKSRPAPYPLPGLRGHGYHPHAHPHAHPHHHHHPAVNPAAAAAAAAAANVYSSAAAPPGAYDYCPR; encoded by the exons ATGCACTTCAGCACAGTCACCAGGGACATGGAAG CCTTCGCAGCCAGCAGTCTGAGCGGCCTGGGATCCCCGTCGCCTGGCGCCGACCCGTTCGGCCCTCGCGAGCCGCCGCCACCGCGCTACGATCCGTGCGCTGCAGTCCCCGGTGCCCCGGGCCCGCCGCCGCCGCGCGCCTATCCTTTCGCGCCCGCCCCCGGGGCGGCTGGCAGCTCGGCGGCGGAGTCCGAGGGTCCGGGGGCTAGCCGCGCGGCTGCGGTCAAGGCTCCGGTGAAGAAGAACCCGAAGGTGGCCAGCGTGAGCGTGCAGCTGGAGATGAAGGCGCTGTGGGACGAGTTCAATCAGCTGGGCACCGAGATGATCGTCACCAAGGCAGGCAG ACGAATGTTCCCCACGTTCCAAGTGAAGCTTTTTGGAATGGATCCCATGGCCGACTACATGCTGCTCATGGACTTTGTGCCCGTAGATGACAAGCGCTACCG GTATGCTTTCCATAGCTCCTCCTGGCTGGTGGCCGGCAAGGCAGATCCTGCTACACCTGGCCGAGTACACTACCACCCGGACTCGCCGGCTAAGGGCGCACAGTGGATGAAACAGATTGTGTCTTTCGACAAGCTGAAACTGACCAATAACCTGCTGGATGACAATGGCCAT ATTATTCTCAACTCCATGCACAGATATCAGCCCCGATTCCATGTTGTCTATGTGGACCCTCGAAAAGACAGTGAGAAATATGCAGAGGAGAACTTCAAAACTTTTGTGTTTGAGGAGACACGCTTCACTGCAGTCACTGCCTACCAGAATCACCGG ATCACGCAGCTTAAGATTGCCAGCAACCCCTTCGCCAAAGGCTTCCGGGATTGCGACCCGGAGGACTG GCCCCGGAACCACCGGCCCGGAGCGCTGCCGCTCGTGAGTGCCTTTGCTCGCTCTCGGAATCCCGTGGCTTCCCCCACGCAGCCCAATGGCTCAGACAAAG ACGCTGCAGAAGCCCGGCGCGAGTTCGACCGTGACTCCGGACCCGCAGCGCTCGGCGACGCTACGCACCCGCCGCAGCTGCTGGCGCGCGTGCTGAGCCCCGCACTGCCCGGGCCTGGCGGCCTCGTCCCGCTACCCGGCGGATCCGGAGGCCGCCACAGTCCCCCGCACGCCGATCTGCGCCTGGAGGCGCCGGGCGCGTCCGAGCCGCTGCACCACCATCCCTACAAGTACCCGGCCGCCGCCTACGACCACTACCTCGGGGCCAAGAGCCGGCCGGCGCCCTACCCGCTGCCAGGCCTGCGCGGCCACGGCTACCACCCGCACGCGCACCCGCACGCGCACccgcaccatcaccaccaccccgcGGTGAAcccggccgccgccgccgctgctgccgcAGCAGCCAACGTGTACTCGTCGGCGGCCGCGCCGCCCGGTGCCTACGACTACTGCCCCAGATAG
- the Tbx1 gene encoding T-box transcription factor TBX1 isoform 3 (isoform 3 is encoded by transcript variant 3), with protein MFPTFQVKLFGMDPMADYMLLMDFVPVDDKRYRYAFHSSSWLVAGKADPATPGRVHYHPDSPAKGAQWMKQIVSFDKLKLTNNLLDDNGHIILNSMHRYQPRFHVVYVDPRKDSEKYAEENFKTFVFEETRFTAVTAYQNHRITQLKIASNPFAKGFRDCDPEDWPRNHRPGALPLVSAFARSRNPVASPTQPNGSDKDAAEARREFDRDSGPAALGDATHPPQLLARVLSPALPGPGGLVPLPGGSGGRHSPPHADLRLEAPGASEPLHHHPYKYPAAAYDHYLGAKSRPAPYPLPGLRGHGYHPHAHPHAHPHHHHHPAVNPAAAAAAAAAANVYSSAAAPPGAYDYCPR; from the exons ATGTTCCCCACGTTCCAAGTGAAGCTTTTTGGAATGGATCCCATGGCCGACTACATGCTGCTCATGGACTTTGTGCCCGTAGATGACAAGCGCTACCG GTATGCTTTCCATAGCTCCTCCTGGCTGGTGGCCGGCAAGGCAGATCCTGCTACACCTGGCCGAGTACACTACCACCCGGACTCGCCGGCTAAGGGCGCACAGTGGATGAAACAGATTGTGTCTTTCGACAAGCTGAAACTGACCAATAACCTGCTGGATGACAATGGCCAT ATTATTCTCAACTCCATGCACAGATATCAGCCCCGATTCCATGTTGTCTATGTGGACCCTCGAAAAGACAGTGAGAAATATGCAGAGGAGAACTTCAAAACTTTTGTGTTTGAGGAGACACGCTTCACTGCAGTCACTGCCTACCAGAATCACCGG ATCACGCAGCTTAAGATTGCCAGCAACCCCTTCGCCAAAGGCTTCCGGGATTGCGACCCGGAGGACTG GCCCCGGAACCACCGGCCCGGAGCGCTGCCGCTCGTGAGTGCCTTTGCTCGCTCTCGGAATCCCGTGGCTTCCCCCACGCAGCCCAATGGCTCAGACAAAG ACGCTGCAGAAGCCCGGCGCGAGTTCGACCGTGACTCCGGACCCGCAGCGCTCGGCGACGCTACGCACCCGCCGCAGCTGCTGGCGCGCGTGCTGAGCCCCGCACTGCCCGGGCCTGGCGGCCTCGTCCCGCTACCCGGCGGATCCGGAGGCCGCCACAGTCCCCCGCACGCCGATCTGCGCCTGGAGGCGCCGGGCGCGTCCGAGCCGCTGCACCACCATCCCTACAAGTACCCGGCCGCCGCCTACGACCACTACCTCGGGGCCAAGAGCCGGCCGGCGCCCTACCCGCTGCCAGGCCTGCGCGGCCACGGCTACCACCCGCACGCGCACCCGCACGCGCACccgcaccatcaccaccaccccgcGGTGAAcccggccgccgccgccgctgctgccgcAGCAGCCAACGTGTACTCGTCGGCGGCCGCGCCGCCCGGTGCCTACGACTACTGCCCCAGATAG
- the Tbx1 gene encoding T-box transcription factor TBX1 isoform 4 (isoform 4 is encoded by transcript variant 4; The RefSeq protein has 1 substitution compared to this genomic sequence), with protein MDARSPLSARASAFSIASLVAAEASEGTAHRGPRPSDRAKLRRLPGSPAGMHFSTVTRDMEAFAASSLSGLGSPSPGADPFGPREPPPPRYDPCAAVPGAPGPPPPRAYPFAPAPGAAGSSAAESEGPGASRAAAVKAPVKKNPKVASVSVQLEMKALWDEFNQLGTEMIVTKAGRRMFPTFQVKLFGMDPMADYMLLMDFVPVDDKRYRYAFHSSSWLVAGKADPATPGRVHYHPDSPAKGAQWMKQIVSFDKLKLTNNLLDDNGHIILNSMHRYQPRFHVVYVDPRKDSEKYAEENFKTFVFEETRFTAVTAYQNHRITQLKIASNPFAKGFRDCDPEDWPRNHRPGALPLVSAFARSRNPVASPTQPNGSDKDAAEARREFDRDSGPAALGDATHPPQLLARVLSPALPGPGGLVPLPGGSGGRHSPPHADLRLEAPGASEPLHHHPYKYPAAAYDHYLGAKSRPAPYPLPGLRGHGYHPHAHPHAHPHHHHHPAVNPAAAAAAAAAANVYSSAAAPPGAYDYCPR; from the exons ATGGACACGCGGAGCCCGCTGTCTGCCCGGGCCAGCGCGTTCAGCATCGCCTCTCTTGTTGCAGCCGAGGCCTCGGAGGGCACCGCCCACCGGGGCCCCAGGCCCTCGGACCGGGCGAAACTTCGCCGGCTACCAGGATCCCCAGCCGGGATGCACTTCAGCACAGTCACCAGGGACATGGAAG CCTTCGCAGCCAGCAGTCTGAGCGGCCTGGGATCCCCGTCGCCTGGCGCCGACCCGTTCGGCCCTCGCGAGCCGCCGCCACCGCGCTACGATCCGTGCGCTGCAGTCCCCGGTGCCCCGGGCCCGCCGCCGCCGCGCGCCTATCCTTTCGCGCCCGCCCCCGGGGCGGCTGGCAGCTCGGCGGCGGAGTCCGAGGGTCCGGGGGCTAGCCGCGCGGCTGCGGTCAAGGCTCCGGTGAAGAAGAACCCGAAGGTGGCCAGCGTGAGCGTGCAGCTGGAGATGAAGGCGCTGTGGGACGAGTTCAATCAGCTGGGCACCGAGATGATCGTCACCAAGGCAGGCAG ACGAATGTTCCCCACGTTCCAAGTGAAGCTTTTTGGAATGGATCCCATGGCCGACTACATGCTGCTCATGGACTTTGTGCCCGTAGATGACAAGCGCTACCG GTATGCTTTCCATAGCTCCTCCTGGCTGGTGGCCGGCAAGGCAGATCCTGCTACACCTGGCCGAGTACACTACCACCCGGACTCGCCGGCTAAGGGCGCACAGTGGATGAAACAGATTGTGTCTTTCGACAAGCTGAAACTGACCAATAACCTGCTGGATGACAATGGCCAT ATTATTCTCAACTCCATGCACAGATATCAGCCCCGATTCCATGTTGTCTATGTGGACCCTCGAAAAGACAGTGAGAAATATGCAGAGGAGAACTTCAAAACTTTTGTGTTTGAGGAGACACGCTTCACTGCAGTCACTGCCTACCAGAATCACCGG ATCACGCAGCTTAAGATTGCCAGCAACCCCTTCGCCAAAGGCTTCCGGGATTGCGACCCGGAGGACTG GCCCCGGAACCACCGGCCCGGAGCGCTGCCGCTCGTGAGTGCCTTTGCTCGCTCTCGGAATCCCGTGGCTTCCCCCACGCAGCCCAATGGCTCAGACAAAG ACGCTGCAGAAGCCCGGCGCGAGTTCGACCGTGACTCCGGACCCGCAGCGCTCGGCGACGCTACGCACCCGCCGCAGCTGCTGGCGCGCGTGCTGAGCCCCGCACTGCCCGGGCCTGGCGGCCTCGTCCCGCTACCCGGCGGATCCGGAGGCCGCCACAGTCCCCCGCACGCCGATCTGCGCCTGGAGGCGCCGGGCGCGTCCGAGCCGCTGCACCACCATCCCTACAAGTACCCGGCCGCCGCCTACGACCACTACCTCGGGGCCAAGAGCCGGCCGGCGCCCTACCCGCTGCCAGGCCTGCGCGGCCACGGCTACCACCCGCACGCGCACCCGCACGCGCACccgcaccatcaccaccaccccgcGGTGAAcccggccgccgccgccgctgctgccgcAGCAGCCAACGTGTACTCGTCGGCGGCCGCGCCGCCCGGTGCCTACGACTACTGCCCCAGATAG
- the Tbx1 gene encoding T-box transcription factor TBX1 isoform 1 (isoform 1 is encoded by transcript variant 1): MISAVSSPWLTQLSHFCDVAAFAASSLSGLGSPSPGADPFGPREPPPPRYDPCAAVPGAPGPPPPRAYPFAPAPGAAGSSAAESEGPGASRAAAVKAPVKKNPKVASVSVQLEMKALWDEFNQLGTEMIVTKAGRRMFPTFQVKLFGMDPMADYMLLMDFVPVDDKRYRYAFHSSSWLVAGKADPATPGRVHYHPDSPAKGAQWMKQIVSFDKLKLTNNLLDDNGHIILNSMHRYQPRFHVVYVDPRKDSEKYAEENFKTFVFEETRFTAVTAYQNHRITQLKIASNPFAKGFRDCDPEDWPRNHRPGALPLVSAFARSRNPVASPTQPNGSDKDAAEARREFDRDSGPAALGDATHPPQLLARVLSPALPGPGGLVPLPGGSGGRHSPPHADLRLEAPGASEPLHHHPYKYPAAAYDHYLGAKSRPAPYPLPGLRGHGYHPHAHPHAHPHHHHHPAVNPAAAAAAAAAANVYSSAAAPPGAYDYCPR, from the exons ATGATCTCCGCCGTGTCTAGTCCGTGGCTCACGCAGCTCTCGCACTTCTGCGACGTTGCAGCCTTCGCAGCCAGCAGTCTGAGCGGCCTGGGATCCCCGTCGCCTGGCGCCGACCCGTTCGGCCCTCGCGAGCCGCCGCCACCGCGCTACGATCCGTGCGCTGCAGTCCCCGGTGCCCCGGGCCCGCCGCCGCCGCGCGCCTATCCTTTCGCGCCCGCCCCCGGGGCGGCTGGCAGCTCGGCGGCGGAGTCCGAGGGTCCGGGGGCTAGCCGCGCGGCTGCGGTCAAGGCTCCGGTGAAGAAGAACCCGAAGGTGGCCAGCGTGAGCGTGCAGCTGGAGATGAAGGCGCTGTGGGACGAGTTCAATCAGCTGGGCACCGAGATGATCGTCACCAAGGCAGGCAG ACGAATGTTCCCCACGTTCCAAGTGAAGCTTTTTGGAATGGATCCCATGGCCGACTACATGCTGCTCATGGACTTTGTGCCCGTAGATGACAAGCGCTACCG GTATGCTTTCCATAGCTCCTCCTGGCTGGTGGCCGGCAAGGCAGATCCTGCTACACCTGGCCGAGTACACTACCACCCGGACTCGCCGGCTAAGGGCGCACAGTGGATGAAACAGATTGTGTCTTTCGACAAGCTGAAACTGACCAATAACCTGCTGGATGACAATGGCCAT ATTATTCTCAACTCCATGCACAGATATCAGCCCCGATTCCATGTTGTCTATGTGGACCCTCGAAAAGACAGTGAGAAATATGCAGAGGAGAACTTCAAAACTTTTGTGTTTGAGGAGACACGCTTCACTGCAGTCACTGCCTACCAGAATCACCGG ATCACGCAGCTTAAGATTGCCAGCAACCCCTTCGCCAAAGGCTTCCGGGATTGCGACCCGGAGGACTG GCCCCGGAACCACCGGCCCGGAGCGCTGCCGCTCGTGAGTGCCTTTGCTCGCTCTCGGAATCCCGTGGCTTCCCCCACGCAGCCCAATGGCTCAGACAAAG ACGCTGCAGAAGCCCGGCGCGAGTTCGACCGTGACTCCGGACCCGCAGCGCTCGGCGACGCTACGCACCCGCCGCAGCTGCTGGCGCGCGTGCTGAGCCCCGCACTGCCCGGGCCTGGCGGCCTCGTCCCGCTACCCGGCGGATCCGGAGGCCGCCACAGTCCCCCGCACGCCGATCTGCGCCTGGAGGCGCCGGGCGCGTCCGAGCCGCTGCACCACCATCCCTACAAGTACCCGGCCGCCGCCTACGACCACTACCTCGGGGCCAAGAGCCGGCCGGCGCCCTACCCGCTGCCAGGCCTGCGCGGCCACGGCTACCACCCGCACGCGCACCCGCACGCGCACccgcaccatcaccaccaccccgcGGTGAAcccggccgccgccgccgctgctgccgcAGCAGCCAACGTGTACTCGTCGGCGGCCGCGCCGCCCGGTGCCTACGACTACTGCCCCAGATAG